From the Natrarchaeobaculum aegyptiacum genome, one window contains:
- a CDS encoding uracil-DNA glycosylase family protein: MKTVTDRTSNPFDLEPPCDCSPPDERQAVFSYGDANADFHVIGDHPGVHGGKRTGVPFTETDAGRGVVDVLRSTGFVSGPDDAPTVENAFLSYLHMCTLPNGHEPAVAAYDALEPFFDAELRAINAHILLPVGERATDHVLEGYTTQRDKVDLDMARLHAQEIRGRGFLVVPIRDPSSWEPGDREKIRSRLEAILGRDYRQTKGVATTVG; the protein is encoded by the coding sequence GTGAAAACCGTCACCGACCGAACGAGCAACCCGTTCGACCTCGAGCCACCGTGTGACTGCTCGCCGCCGGACGAGCGGCAGGCGGTCTTTAGCTACGGTGACGCCAACGCCGATTTCCACGTTATCGGCGACCATCCCGGCGTCCACGGCGGCAAGCGAACGGGCGTCCCGTTCACCGAGACGGATGCCGGTCGCGGGGTCGTGGACGTCCTTCGATCGACCGGGTTCGTCTCCGGGCCCGACGACGCGCCGACCGTCGAAAATGCCTTCCTGAGCTACTTGCACATGTGCACGCTGCCGAACGGCCACGAGCCCGCGGTGGCGGCCTACGACGCGCTCGAGCCATTTTTCGACGCCGAACTTCGGGCAATCAACGCCCACATCCTGTTGCCGGTCGGCGAACGGGCGACCGATCACGTCCTCGAGGGCTACACCACCCAGCGTGACAAAGTCGACCTCGACATGGCGAGGCTGCACGCACAGGAGATCCGGGGGCGCGGATTCCTCGTGGTACCGATCCGGGACCCGTCGTCGTGGGAGCCGGGCGACCGGGAGAAAATCCGCTCGAGACTCGAGGCGATCCTCGGTCGGGATTATCGGCAGACGAAAGGCGTCGCGACGACGGTCGGTTGA
- a CDS encoding molecular chaperone DnaJ gives MPLLWCSLFVYVLGLGHYAFEHTHALGTLWAELVAAGTETSQLWAVLTGDRHGLTPATTFALGFDVPPALGTVAALEWYVLVGGLLGGAIALVGLGRLAWQETVRGPITMGETVVLAIALALAAGLTGGPLLAGTVLLPFCFGVVVHHTRRLPGWTPSYLYVLPVFGPAAGIALGVAGSATLPLEIVAFGLLPIVGGLWLPLRATIRKRFGR, from the coding sequence ATGCCGTTGCTCTGGTGCTCGCTGTTCGTGTACGTCCTCGGACTGGGTCACTACGCGTTCGAACACACTCACGCCCTCGGGACGCTATGGGCAGAACTGGTGGCAGCCGGGACCGAGACCAGCCAACTATGGGCTGTCCTCACGGGCGATCGACACGGGCTCACGCCTGCGACCACCTTCGCCCTCGGGTTCGACGTCCCACCGGCGCTCGGAACCGTGGCCGCGCTCGAGTGGTACGTCCTCGTCGGTGGTCTCCTCGGCGGTGCGATCGCTCTCGTCGGCCTCGGTCGCCTCGCGTGGCAGGAAACGGTCCGCGGGCCGATCACGATGGGCGAGACGGTCGTCCTCGCGATCGCACTCGCGCTGGCCGCCGGCCTGACCGGTGGTCCGCTGCTCGCCGGAACGGTCCTGCTCCCGTTCTGTTTCGGCGTCGTCGTCCACCACACCCGCCGACTTCCGGGCTGGACGCCGTCGTATCTCTACGTCCTGCCGGTCTTCGGTCCGGCGGCGGGAATCGCCCTCGGCGTTGCCGGCTCCGCCACGCTCCCGCTCGAAATTGTCGCGTTTGGCCTGCTTCCGATCGTCGGCGGACTCTGGTTGCCACTGCGGGCGACGATCAGGAAGCGATTCGGCCGGTGA
- a CDS encoding DNA polymerase Y family protein: MVEGSLPGVDRERETDERIVCHVDADCFYASCERLREPELRGEPVVVGMGYEPGDTIGAVATASYEAREFGVESAQAISSALERLPRRAALSRDADDHDPDLTREETGFYRPVDMDYYESIASEVREILHECADVVREVSIDEAYLDVTERTAWEVADGFARHVKDRIRREVGVTVSVGVAPTMSAAKIASDFDKPDGLTVVRPGEIREFLAPLEVELIHGVGPVTARELREMGLETAGDVAVTDPEPLIDRFGERGRELYQRARGNDDRQVEPKGEPKSFSRESAFPEPVSEAEPKYDQIETLAGAVADRAQREGALYRTVGVKAVTPPYDVNTRERSLPGPVDDPELVERIARDLFAEFESESVRKVGVRVANLEFAAVDQASLDGWDSQPAPEPDESTSPPVEAGQASLDGWDGQHEAGDALESNTNDASSQPATDGDGGTSPSNGQASLTDFE; the protein is encoded by the coding sequence ATGGTTGAGGGCAGTCTCCCGGGCGTCGACCGAGAACGCGAGACCGACGAGCGCATCGTCTGTCACGTCGACGCCGATTGCTTTTACGCCTCCTGCGAACGGCTCCGTGAACCCGAACTGCGGGGCGAACCCGTCGTCGTCGGGATGGGCTACGAACCCGGCGACACCATCGGTGCCGTCGCCACCGCGAGCTACGAAGCCCGCGAGTTCGGGGTCGAAAGCGCTCAGGCGATCTCGAGCGCCCTCGAGCGGCTGCCCCGTCGTGCAGCACTCTCGCGCGACGCCGACGATCACGACCCGGACCTGACACGCGAGGAGACGGGATTCTATCGCCCGGTCGACATGGACTACTACGAGTCGATCGCCAGTGAGGTTCGCGAGATCCTCCACGAGTGTGCCGACGTCGTCCGCGAGGTGAGCATCGACGAGGCGTATCTGGACGTGACCGAGCGAACCGCCTGGGAGGTCGCCGACGGATTCGCACGCCACGTCAAAGACCGGATCCGCCGCGAGGTCGGCGTCACCGTCAGCGTCGGCGTCGCTCCGACCATGAGCGCCGCCAAGATCGCGAGCGACTTCGACAAACCCGACGGCCTCACGGTCGTCCGGCCGGGCGAAATCAGGGAGTTTCTCGCCCCACTCGAGGTCGAGTTGATCCACGGCGTCGGCCCCGTAACCGCGCGGGAACTGCGGGAGATGGGCCTCGAGACGGCGGGTGACGTGGCGGTGACCGATCCAGAGCCGCTGATCGACCGCTTCGGCGAGCGTGGTCGGGAACTCTACCAGCGCGCCCGCGGGAACGACGACCGACAGGTCGAACCGAAAGGGGAACCGAAGAGCTTCTCGCGGGAATCTGCCTTCCCCGAACCCGTCTCGGAGGCAGAACCGAAGTACGACCAGATCGAGACGCTGGCGGGCGCCGTCGCCGACCGCGCCCAGCGCGAGGGTGCGCTGTACCGGACCGTCGGCGTCAAGGCCGTCACGCCGCCGTACGACGTCAACACGCGCGAACGATCACTCCCGGGTCCAGTCGACGACCCCGAACTGGTCGAGCGGATCGCTCGCGACCTCTTCGCGGAGTTCGAGTCCGAATCGGTCCGGAAAGTCGGCGTCCGCGTGGCCAACCTCGAGTTCGCGGCGGTCGATCAGGCCAGCCTCGACGGCTGGGACAGTCAACCCGCCCCGGAGCCGGACGAGTCGACGTCGCCCCCGGTGGAGGCCGGTCAGGCCAGTCTCGACGGCTGGGACGGTCAGCACGAAGCTGGCGACGCTCTCGAGTCGAACACCAACGATGCGTCGTCACAGCCTGCGACGGACGGAGACGGTGGAACGAGCCCCTCGAACGGGCAGGCGTCGTTGACTGACTTCGAGTAA
- a CDS encoding RtcB family protein, translating into MTNRTFDADGVTLEQVREHVWEIPRTGDMRVPARVLASEALLEEISDDKTLEQLQNTTHLPGIANYAICMPDGHQGYGFPVGGVGAMDVETGCISPGSVGYDINCGVRMMRTSLTYSDLQDREEELVDSLFANIPSGLGGGGIVDGDVDTVEEILARGVDWALEHGHAVEDDLLHCEDEGMREEADPSKVSQKAKDRGKNQIGSLGSGNHFLEVQRVTDVFDAAVGEAYGLEEDQIVVLIHCGSRGLGHQTCNDYLRKIEQQHRGLLDKLPDKELAAAPAGSQLAEDYYGAMNAAINFAWVNRQVIMHRVRKVFERVFDRSWEDMEMELLYDVAHNIAKKEYHEVDVGPDGTPAVGDEVVGREERELYVHRKGATRAFPAGHPEVPKAYRDVGQPVIIPGSMGAGNYVLRGGENSMELTFGSTAHGAGRLMSRTQAKNEYWGGDVQQQLRDQDQIYVKAQSGATVAEEAPGVYKDVDEVVGVSDALGIGDKVARTFPVCNIKG; encoded by the coding sequence ATGACCAACCGAACGTTCGATGCCGACGGCGTCACGCTCGAGCAGGTGCGCGAGCACGTCTGGGAGATTCCCCGGACGGGAGACATGCGCGTTCCCGCACGCGTACTCGCCAGCGAGGCGCTGCTCGAGGAGATTTCCGACGACAAGACCCTCGAACAGTTACAGAATACGACCCACCTGCCAGGGATCGCAAACTACGCGATCTGTATGCCCGACGGCCACCAGGGCTACGGCTTCCCGGTCGGCGGTGTCGGTGCGATGGACGTCGAGACGGGCTGTATCTCGCCCGGCTCGGTCGGCTACGACATCAACTGCGGTGTCCGCATGATGCGGACCAGTCTGACCTACAGCGACCTGCAGGATCGCGAGGAAGAGCTCGTCGACTCGCTGTTTGCCAATATCCCGTCGGGACTCGGTGGCGGCGGCATCGTCGACGGCGACGTCGACACCGTCGAAGAGATCCTCGCCCGCGGCGTCGACTGGGCGCTCGAGCACGGCCACGCCGTCGAGGACGACCTGCTGCACTGCGAGGACGAGGGGATGCGCGAGGAAGCCGACCCCTCGAAAGTGAGCCAGAAGGCCAAAGATCGCGGGAAGAACCAGATCGGCTCGCTCGGGTCGGGGAACCACTTTCTCGAGGTTCAGCGCGTGACCGACGTCTTCGACGCAGCGGTCGGCGAGGCCTACGGGCTCGAGGAAGACCAGATCGTGGTCCTCATCCACTGTGGGTCCCGGGGGCTGGGTCACCAGACGTGTAACGACTACCTGCGGAAGATCGAACAGCAACACAGGGGACTACTCGACAAACTACCGGACAAGGAACTCGCGGCGGCGCCTGCAGGCTCGCAACTCGCCGAGGACTACTACGGAGCGATGAACGCCGCGATCAACTTCGCGTGGGTCAACCGGCAGGTGATCATGCACCGCGTCCGCAAGGTCTTCGAACGCGTGTTCGACCGCTCGTGGGAGGACATGGAGATGGAACTGCTGTACGACGTCGCCCACAACATCGCGAAAAAAGAGTACCACGAGGTCGACGTCGGCCCCGACGGCACGCCCGCAGTCGGCGACGAGGTCGTCGGTCGCGAGGAACGCGAACTCTACGTCCACCGGAAAGGTGCGACGCGGGCGTTCCCCGCCGGCCACCCCGAGGTCCCGAAGGCCTACCGCGACGTCGGCCAGCCGGTCATCATTCCCGGCAGTATGGGCGCGGGGAACTACGTCCTGCGCGGCGGCGAGAACTCGATGGAGCTGACGTTCGGCTCGACCGCCCACGGTGCCGGCCGCCTGATGAGCCGCACACAGGCGAAAAACGAGTACTGGGGCGGCGACGTCCAGCAGCAACTCCGCGATCAGGACCAGATCTACGTCAAGGCACAGTCCGGCGCGACCGTCGCCGAGGAGGCTCCGGGCGTCTACAAGGACGTCGACGAGGTCGTCGGCGTCTCCGACGCACTCGGCATCGGCGACAAGGTCGCCCGGACCTTCCCCGTCTGTAACATCAAGGGGTGA
- a CDS encoding archease: MEYELREHTADVAVAATGETLESVFAAVAEGFVAASLESVPDGGERFSVSVTAESREALLFDYLDELVYLRDVRDELPVNHEVAAIDGPASDPSSSEGGGGDEPNDVADDLDAWSLEATARGVSLADVAAREVKAVTYSEMRLEPTDSGWEAYVVFDM; the protein is encoded by the coding sequence ATGGAGTACGAACTTCGCGAGCACACCGCCGACGTGGCCGTCGCAGCCACCGGCGAGACGCTCGAGTCGGTCTTCGCTGCGGTCGCCGAGGGGTTCGTCGCGGCGTCGCTCGAGTCGGTCCCCGACGGCGGCGAGCGCTTCTCGGTGTCGGTGACCGCCGAATCGCGCGAGGCGCTGCTGTTCGATTACCTCGACGAACTCGTCTACCTGCGCGACGTCCGGGACGAACTCCCAGTCAACCACGAGGTGGCAGCGATCGACGGCCCGGCGAGTGACCCCTCGAGTTCCGAGGGCGGTGGCGGCGACGAACCGAACGACGTCGCCGACGATCTGGATGCCTGGTCGCTCGAGGCCACCGCTCGCGGCGTCTCGCTCGCCGACGTCGCCGCCCGTGAGGTCAAGGCCGTCACCTACTCCGAAATGCGACTCGAGCCGACGGACTCGGGCTGGGAAGCGTACGTCGTCTTCGATATGTGA
- a CDS encoding GNAT family N-acetyltransferase, producing the protein MSVNIDSRVVTPGSDDFVDDAWDLKEEINRREGVLKQRRDFFTDAYRRSTVHCYLQNGDLIGFAAVRRDGYILFLAVDPTHQGEGIGKNLVARVADDHDTVTCHARTTNENALQFYEHLGFEIRRRIDNYYEDGGDAYYLKLGADTGITDRISELMRR; encoded by the coding sequence GTGAGCGTCAACATCGACAGTCGCGTCGTCACCCCGGGGAGTGACGACTTCGTCGACGACGCCTGGGACTTAAAAGAGGAGATCAATCGTCGCGAGGGGGTGCTCAAACAGCGACGGGACTTTTTTACAGACGCCTATCGTCGCTCGACGGTCCACTGTTACCTCCAGAACGGCGACCTGATCGGCTTCGCGGCCGTCAGGCGCGACGGCTACATTCTCTTTCTCGCGGTCGATCCCACCCACCAGGGCGAGGGAATCGGCAAGAACCTCGTCGCTCGCGTCGCCGACGACCACGACACCGTCACCTGCCACGCCCGGACGACCAACGAGAACGCCCTCCAGTTCTACGAACACCTCGGATTCGAGATCAGGCGGCGCATCGACAACTACTACGAGGACGGCGGCGACGCCTACTACCTGAAACTCGGGGCCGACACCGGAATCACCGATCGTATCTCGGAACTGATGCGGCGCTGA